The Apibacter raozihei DNA segment TTATATTTTAGTTAAATTTTTCATATTCTTCTGGTTTTTTACTTTAAAAATCGTAAAGGATTTTATTTAGTGTGCTTAACCTTAAACAATTGAGCGTTATTTATAAGGCGTTATTTACAGAAATAAAATTATAGATATTTCTCTTCTGTATCGGGATAAAGCCTAAAAGATATTAAGAACTTATAAACAAAAGACGCATAACAAATTGATATACATATACATACGAATGTTAATTTCTTGAATCCGTACCCCAGTTCAATTTTGCTCTAAGATTTTCATAATAGGAGTAATTGTTGTATTTAACAATCTTTATTTTAAAGTCTGCTCTCTTAATAACTATTTCGTCTTCTTCATTCATAGTGTGATATCTGGAATCAAGAGATAAAGAATACTGATGAGAACGGCTGTGAACTTTAAGCCTGATACTTACATCATCTTTAAGTATAAAGGGTCTGACATTTAAATTATGGGGAGCTATCGGAGTAATAACAAAGATATCTGCCATCGGATAAATAATAGGTCCTCCGCAACTTAAAGAGTAACCTGTGGAGCCCGTAGGTGTAGAAATTATTAGTCCATCAGCCCAAAATGTATTCAGAAATACATCATTTACATAAGTATCTACGGTTACCATAGATGTAGTTTCCTTTCTCATTACAGCTGCTTCATTGATTGCATAAGGTGGAAAGTCCTGAAAGTTATTTCGCACTTCTAACAAAGATCTTTCACTCAGGCTGTAATTTCCTTCTAAAATATCCGGAAGTTCCCTCAAGATTTCTGTTTTTTGCAAAGTAGCCAAAAATCCTAATCTACCTGTATTAATTCCAATAATGGGTATATTGGAATCTTTTATAAATGTTATGGCCGATAAAATGGTACCATCTCCTCCAAAAGTAAACAATAGTTCTGTATCCAGTGGTAAGCCATCTTCTTTAGTAAAAGGAATAAAATTGGAATTTTTATATCCTAAAACCTGATATAGTTCTACGATATAGGTATCACAGACCAAAATTGTTATTTTCTTTTCTTCTAACTTTTGAAAAAAAGACACAAGAATTTCCTGATCTTCTTCTTTGACAACCTGCCCGTATATTCCGACTTTCATTTTTTTCGTCATTAAAACTTTACTAAACCTCCATAAATTTTTGTAACTGATCAAATCGATCTTTCAATAATTCGTTCTTTGAATCTTCAAAATATTTATTGGAAATCTGATATCCGAATCTTTCAAAGGTGTCTCCTATTGAACTTATATTTTCAGCAGCAATTTTTAACGTAATATATGTACGATCTTCTTCTGTATTGGTTACCAGCAATCCTAGTATACGTCCGTTGTTACTTTCTACGATATTAGCCACCTCACTTATTGAATATTTCTGGATAGGTGTAGCTATTGTCATAAAAACCCCAAATTCTGCAATAAAGGGATAAGATGCTAGTTCTTCAACCACATCTTCTTCGGATATTATCCCTAATAATTTATCTTTTGCATCTATTACGGGAATACTATTAGTTTCGTTATCACTGAATATTCTTAGTGAGTCGAAAATGGTTGCATATTCATATAAATAGAAATTATCCAGTTCAATCAAATGATCTTTCATAAAATCATCATCCTCCAGATTACTTACAATGTCAAAGCTAATGCTTCCCAGTAATTTACCCTGGCTAAGTACACTTAAATGCGTAAGTTTTAGATCCAGCATAATTTGTTTAGCTTTCTTAACGGTATCATTCTCACTTAAAAGAGGAATATTTTTAGATAAATAATTAGTGATAATCATAATGCTAATGTATAACAAGATTTGTAACTAACCAAAATTTTGAAGGTCACTTCTTTGTTTCTTCGTTAATTTTTTTTCAACTTCTTTGTAAGAGTGTTCTATTAAGGTTTTCAATACTTTATCTGGAATCCCTCCTGCGAAGCTAACCGTATTCCAATGTTTTTTATTCATATGATAGCCTGGCTGAATATCTGAATATAAATCTCTTAATTCTAAAGCATAAGAAGGTTCACACTTCAGATTAACCCTAAAATCTTCCGTGTTTAATTTTGTTAAAGCATAAACCTTATCCATAACTTTAAATACAAGCGTATGCTCATCAAATGGGAAACATTCACTTGTACCAGGCAATTGCAGGCAAAAATCTCTGAACTCTTCAATATTCATTCTTTTAATTTATCTTAGTCTTATAAAAATACTATTATTCATATAGGTAACAAAATTAATTTTTTTACTAAATAATAAATTTATAAATAAAAATAAGATGCATTTTAAACACATCTTATTTTTATTGGTAATCATTGAAATTGATATTGTAATATCAACACATTTATTCAATTGGAATGTATAGTTCAGTCAGCAATTCTTCTTCTTTTACTTTTTCCGGGTCGTTAAGATACTTTTCAAAACTATATGAATTTCTTAGACTCAAATGGTTATCAGGTATATATTTAAATATAGTATCATATACATTTCCTAATTTTTTATATGATCCCTGATACCGGACTTTTAAATACTTTCCGCCTTTCATTTCTTTTACTCCTATTTCACCCTTAGGCAAAACATGAGCTGAAATAGTAAGACAACAATCAGTTCGTAATTTATCGGGTTCCGTTACTTTAGGATCGTCATAGTTTATACATATGTGCTCTATATCAGAAGAAAATAAAACGTTTTCTTTTACATATTCCCAAAGTTTTTTCCATGTTCCGCAATAGTCTAAAGAGTTATAATCTCCAAACAACTGAATATAAATAATTTGCTGGGGTTTGATAGATACCACCTGTGGTTCAAGATGTAGATTTTCCATAATTCTAACGGGTTTGATAATTGTAAATTTTTTATTTTTTCGATAATCGATTGGAGAAATACCGTAATATTGTTTAAAAATTTTCGATAAAGAAGAAGGTGTATTATATCCGATTCTGTAGGCAATATCTTTAAGTGGTAAATTTGTATATCTGATTAATTGAGCTGCAGTCTCAACTCTCGTTCGGATAATAAAAGATCCCAGAGGTTCACCTAAAAAGGCCTTCATAATTCTTTGAAAATGAAAGGGTGAAAAATGGGAAATACTTGCCAGTTTTTTTAAATCAATATCTTCATCTAAATGATTATTTATATAATCGATAACTATATTAATCCGTTTTAAATATTCTTCTTTAGTAGAAAATTTAGAATGCATTTTTACGATTTATTTCTATAAACAAAATTACTATCCTGCAACTAAACGTTCTTTTCCATTGTTGCTATTTTTAACTTTACACTCATTGGTTTTATATATTCTGGTACACTTAATTTATACCTAATTTCATAAGTTTTAAAGAAGAAACCTAAATTAAATATAAAAGCAGCTTTAATCAAATTTAGATTTACATATTAGTTAAACTGAATTAAAGATTATTTTTGTATTAATTAAAATATAATAGTCAATAAAAAAATTATAACATGCTTAGGTACGTAATAATAGTAATAATAGTTTTTGTTAATTATCCGGTATTCTGCCAAACTCAGTTTCTTGATTCTCATTTTACTTCCGATTTTTATAAAAATCAATGGGTAGGTTTTAATTTATATGATCCAGTTGAAAATGAAGAACTTTATAATTATCAGGGAGATAAGTATTTTATACCTGCATCAAATACAAAAATAATGACCTTATATACCGGATTAAAAATTTTGCCGGACTCTATCCCTTCTCTAAAATACCAAATCTTACATGATACTCTATATATAGCAGGTACAGGAGATCCTACAACTCTTGAACCTTTTTTCAAACAAAGAAAAGTCATTGATTTTTTAAGCAACCAGAAGTTGCCGATTGCTGTATATCTGGATAATTTTAATGATTCCAAATGGGCTCCCGGATGGTCCTGGGAAGATTATTCAGAATATTTTTCTGCAGAACGTTCACCTTTTCCTCTCTATGGTAATATTGTGACTATTTCGTCCACTTTAAACGTTTCCCCTATTTATTTTCAATCATTAGTTAAAAAAGAAAAGCATCAATATTTCAGAGATTTTACTAATAATCTGTTTTATGTTTCTACTCCAAAAACGTATGAAATCCCTTATATTACTTCACAGGATTTAACTCTGAAACTTATTGAAAGTGAAATTAATAAAAAGGTTTATAAAACCAATACATTTCCTACAGGAAACTCTAATATTTTATATAGCATTCCTTCGGATAGTTTATACCGAAGAATGATGCTGGTAAGTGATAATTTTTTGGCCGAACAGATTTTACTTATGAGCAGTCTGTATGTAAATGAAAGAATGAATAGTGAAGTAGTCATTAATCATATTTTAAAAAAACATTTATCAAAAATCCCTCAGGAACCTAGATGGGTAGACGGTTCCGGTCTATCCAGATATAATAATTTCAGTCCTAAGGATTTTGTGTATGTGCTAAATGAAATGTATCACGATATTGCTATAGAGCGTTTATTATCATTTTTTCCGGTTGGTGGTGTAAATGGAACATTGAAAAATAGTTACAAAGCAAAATCTCCTTATATTTTTGCCAAAACCGGATCAATGGGACAAGTATTTAACTTAAGCGGATTCATCAAAACCAAAACAGGAAGAATACTTATATTCAGTTATATGAATAACAATTTCAAGCATTCTAACTCTAGTTTAAAATTACAAATGAAAAAAATATTTGAATATATAAGAGACAACTATTAAAAAATTTCAATTTAAAAATTAAAAAAACTCTTCACAAGATGTGAAGAGTTTTTTTATGACTCGCAACAAGTTATTATTAGATATTAAGTAAAAATTTTTTATTGTAAATTTATTTTATAATGGGCTTCCAGATCAATTTCTCCTCCTAATTCATCCGTTGATACTGCATCCTGTTTTTTCTCAGCTGGTTGATGCATTAAGTATAAATAAACCTGCCCGGTAGCTCCTGCTTGTATGGTCCACACAGTTTTAAATCCTAATTTTCTACCTAAAGTATCAATTCTATCATCATCGGCATAAACGATACTCACATTAGATGTGTTTAGTTTTTGATAAAATACGAAATGATCATCTGCATCCTGAATAAAGATTTCATCTGTTACATCATGAAAATGATCATCATGAGGCGAGTAAAAATGGGTTTCCACAAGGTATTCTCCAGCAGGTAAATTTACATCGGCAACAGGCAGCACAGTAGTGCCTTCCGGTACTTCATAGGTAACTTCGTATATCGTTGCCGGTGAATTTTTTTCTCTGAATTGTAATACTACTTTAGATATTTCATCATGCTCGTGTTCAGGGATACTGTCTGTAATATCATTTCTGTCACTCGAAGAACATGAAGTTATTGCTAAACTTAATAAGATTGTAAATACTGAAAATAGAGCTACTTTCAGTGAAATTGATTTTATAATATTTTTCATTTTTTGTTTATTAAAAATTATACTGTAATTTTAAGATAAAATTTCTCCCCGTTTCATCAGCGTAATACCTCAAACGGTTCATATAGTCCCTGTATGAAGTATCAAATATATTTCTAAGAGTCAAAGAAATATCTAAATTGTTATGAGAAGTTACTTCCCAAGTAAAACCTGTTGCTAAATCAAAAAGCTGATATGCAGCCGGCGGAGAACTTATATCTAATAAAGTAGGTACCAAAATTCCATTTTTAGCTATATCTATACTAAAATTATAATCCGGATAATGGGATTGTTTAAATACGGATGTAGAAGTAATTTTGGCAAAGAAATTATTCCATTTATTATTTTTATATTCTAAAGAGTTGACCCATTTAACAGGTGGCATGCTAATAAGTGCAATGTTATTTTTTTTGTCATTGCCCCGCAGATATGAAAAATTAGATCCTAAAGTGAAATTTCGGATAAAATTATAATTAGCGGTTACATCAATTCCATAAATTTCGGCATTGGTCTGCAAATACTGCCAAACGGGAAATGCTCCTCTTATTGTGTATTCAGCACCTGTTGGAACCTGATTTATAAAATCTTTAATATAATTATAATGAATTGTGAAATCAATGTTCAACCTGTAATCCAGCAAATGAGTGTTTAAAGAAGCAATAAACTTATTGGATTTTTCATTTTTTAACTCCAAATCCCCCAGTTCTATAGCTGCAGCAGAATGATGCAATCCGTCACTAAACAACTCAGAAGGATTGGGGTTTCTACTGCTTAATGAATAATTCACTGTTAAATCGCTAACGGCTCCCAGCTTGTAAACGGCTCCTAAAGTTGCTGCATATCCATTAAATTCTAGCACCGGATTGGTTAAATAATTTAATCCCGTATCTTTTATAATTAAATTAGAATATTTTTTATCATATCCCAAAGCCCTCCAACGGGTCTTTTTATAAAATTTTAAGGCATCAATTTTTTGATAATCATATCTAAAACCTCCTTCCAAAGTTAATGCCTGATTAACTTTGTAGCTTTCCATCAAGTAAATACCAAAATTATTTTTTTCGTAATATGGAATAAGTGGACTTACACCTGTTCCTGCATTAGGAAAGTTCTTTTGATAAACATACGATACTCCAATTTTCCCTTTAAATCCATTAAACTCAGCATGATCAAAATTCAAATTAAAATCATGAGTGGTTAAATCCAGATTTAACGAAGGTTTATTTTTATATTCGGTTCTACGGATATCGTACTCTTTTCTGTTATTAAACTGATACCCATAGACAAACGTAAGTTTACCAAAATCAAAATTGTAATATGTATCAAATTTGGCTAAATTATGCTGTATTTTTTGCTTAGGAGCATCTATACGCATAGTAAAATCATTGATTATAGTCGGCTGTCGGCTATTAATGGCGTTAACCAGGTTTTCAAGGTTTCCGATATGTGCCGACTTTAATATTCCTGATTCTGTACCGTAAAAGCTAAAAAAACCTTCAACTCCCCAATTATGCTTATGGTAGCCTAATTGTGCTGAAAAATCGTTTTCTTTAATCCCTGTGTTCGATAAAATATAATCGGGAGCAGATAAATCTCCCAACCTTTTATAGGTTCCCTGCAAACGTAAGGCAAAACCATTTTTCCAACCTTTCTCAATATTAGCAGAAATATTGCCTCCTCTACCATTAGAAATATATGAAGTCAAAAGGTTTCCCATAAGAGTATCTTTGGTCGTAAGTTTCTTAGGTTCAATCAAAATAACTCCTCCCGTGGCATCTCCCGCATATTGAAGAGCTCCTGCACCTTTTATTACAGATATGGAATTGGCTATATTTATATCAATATCAGGTGCATGTTCTACCCCCCATTGCTGATCTTCCTGTCTTATTCCGTTATTTAATACAGGAACTCTGCTGCTGTGTAAACCATGAATTACTGGTTTTACAATATTGTTTCCTGTACTTAATGCATTTACTCCTGCAATGGATGTTAACGCTGTACCTAAGTTAGTATCAGAATACTGATTAATTTGACTTTTAGTAAGCTTGTTTTCTATTGAAGTAGTAGTTTGCTTTTTCGCTTTTCCAACGGTTATAATATTTTGAAGTTCTTTTTCGTGATGTTCTAATGAAAAATTACGAATCGTTGCCCGATTTATACTTACCTGAAAAACTTTGGTTTTACACTCTGAATGTTTTAGTTCTGCCTGATAAGTACCTTCGCATAAATTCTCTAGACGGTAAGTTCCCTGAGCATCTGTATAGGTGTTATACAAAGACTGGTTCTTTGTATTTTTCAAGCTTATTTCTGCATTTTCTAAACCTTCACCGGTATGTATATCGGTAACCGAACCTGATAATGATAAAGTACAGGTTGTTTGCGACTGTACTATTGTTGTAAGCAACAATAACAATGCACTGATTAATTTAGCCATAAATCTTTTTGTATAAAAATAATAACGAATAATTATATTTTTGATTTCCTGATCTTTCAGGCATCAAAAATTAATTGACACTAATAATAAAATTATATGCAAAAAGGTGGCGGACGATTGTGTAGCTTATTAAAAAGCTTTTCGTTTATAAAAATTGATTTATACTGAATCTGATAAAGCTCATTATGATTGGAGGTATGTACAAATGAGAAATGAGAAATTTCAACCGGTTCGGCATTCTGAAATTTACCAATCTGAAAAATTGTTTGACATACAGAACAGTGATCCTGATGTACTTGTTCTTGTTTATGTTGCTCAATATGAATAAATTCCTGAACTGCAATAAGCTTAAAAGCAAGCATTATTGCAAAAAAGAAATAAATAATTTTCAATTTATATAATTGAATTAACTTCATAAACAGCTAAAATTCAAGTGCAAATTTAATAAAAAAAACCTTCCGTAAAGTTCGGAAGGTTGTAAATTTTCAGTTTCTTATATTATTTACTTTCTTTTACAAGCTGTTTTTTAGATTTTTTTTCTTCAGATTTTTCAAGCTCTTTAGCTAGTTCTAGGATATAATCGTGAAGATTATCTTTGACTTCCGGATGTTTTAATCCATATTGTATACTGGTCTTTAAAAAACCGAATTTATCTCCTACATCATAGCGGGTTCCTTTGAAAACACGAGCGAATACTCTTTGTGTTTTGTTTAAAGTATCTATGGCATCAGTAAGTTGAATTTCTCCACCTGCACCGGGCTTCTGACTTTCAAGAATTTCAAATATTTGAGGAGTCAGCAGATAGCGTCCAATAATAGCCAAATTACTGGGAGCATCTTCTGGTTTAGGTTTTTCAACAAATTTTTGTACATTATACAAACCTTCTTCTACTGAATGTTCAGGAGCTATAATTCCATATTTAGATGTTTCTTCTTTAGGAACTTCCATAACCGCTATAGTTGGAGCATGAATTTTTTCATAATCATCGATCAACTGTTTCGTTAAAGGTACCTCATCCTGCATTAAATCATCTCCCAGCATTACTACAAAAGGTTCGTTACCTACAAATGCTTTAGCCATTAAAACCGCGTGTCCTAAACCTTTGGGATGAGATTGTCTAATGAAATGTAAATTTAAACCTGTAGTTTCTTCTACCAATTCTAGTAATTCGGTTTTATTTTTTTCTCTTAGGTTATTTTCTAACTCAGGGTTTGAATCAAAATGATCTTCTATAGGACGTTTGCCTTTTCCGGTAACTATTAATATATCTTCTATACCCGAATTGATAGCCTCTTCCACAATAAACTGAATGGTAGGCTTATCTACAATCGGAAGCATTTCTTTTGCTAATGCCTTTGTTGCAGGTAAAAATCTTGTACCTAAACCGGCAGCAGGTATAATTGCCTTTTTTACTTTTTTCATATATACACTAATTAAAAATACTTAATATAATTATTTTTTTATCTTAATTTTTGAATTTTATACAAATATACTAAAAAATTAGTTTTTTATCCGTAAATAAGTGTTACTTTAAATATTCTAAATAGCTGATATAATAATCTTTTATTATTTAAAAGTTAACTTCCTGGATGATAAAAATGAGACCAGTAAACCAATAAATAAAACCGTTGAAATCACAATCAAGTAATTATAAGAATCAAACTTAACGGGAAAAGGCATAAATGAATTAGCCATGACTAAAGAATAATCTGCCTGAAGCCAGGTTAGTACAGTACCTAAAATAATTCCTAAAAGAACACCAGATACAGTTATGATAATTCCTATTGTAAAGAAAAGTTTTTTCAATCCTTTTCGACTGTATCCGAGAGATATTAATGATTTTGACTGATGTTTCTTATCTAAAATAATAATAATTATAGCTCCTGCCATATTAAAGGATGCAATGATAATGACCAGTATAAAAATAAGATAAATAAATAATTGCTCAACTTTCATCATTTTCAGAAAAGAAGCATCTTGCTCCTGACGTGTTAAAACCTGATACTGATTGCCTAATTCTGATTTCAATCTTGACTGAATAGACTTAACATCTCTGGTTTTTGTTTTGATCTCAATGGAAAAAGCACTTTCAGGAGGTAAATTCAGTAATTTTTGAGATACTTGAATAGGAACAAAAATATAGTTTTCGTATTGATCATTGAGTGCGAAAATTCCGGTCATATGTACCTGTGTCTTCTCAAATGCATTATCTATAGTCAACACACCCCTACCCGGTTTGGGCATATACAATGAAGAATAAGCTTCATTATCAATCGGCATTCCCAGTCTGTATGCCAAAGCAGTTCCAAAAGCAGCCTCGTCTTCACGCAAAGGATCAGGAAATTTACCTGCCTGAAAACAGGTATCTATTTTAACAACATTTAAAAAATTAGAATCTACACCTTTTAAATAGGCTATTTCATCTTTATCGTTATATAAAACGTAAACTTTTTCTTGAATTACTTTTGTAAAAGTTTGAATGTCTTTTTCTGATTTTAAAACAGCCTCTATTTTCTGTATATTATTTAATAGCTTACCGGAAGCCGGTAGTATTTTCAAATCGGGATTAACATCACTGAATAATCTGATATTAAAGCT contains these protein-coding regions:
- a CDS encoding NAD kinase gives rise to the protein MKVGIYGQVVKEEDQEILVSFFQKLEEKKITILVCDTYIVELYQVLGYKNSNFIPFTKEDGLPLDTELLFTFGGDGTILSAITFIKDSNIPIIGINTGRLGFLATLQKTEILRELPDILEGNYSLSERSLLEVRNNFQDFPPYAINEAAVMRKETTSMVTVDTYVNDVFLNTFWADGLIISTPTGSTGYSLSCGGPIIYPMADIFVITPIAPHNLNVRPFILKDDVSIRLKVHSRSHQYSLSLDSRYHTMNEEDEIVIKRADFKIKIVKYNNYSYYENLRAKLNWGTDSRN
- a CDS encoding CBS domain-containing protein; protein product: MIITNYLSKNIPLLSENDTVKKAKQIMLDLKLTHLSVLSQGKLLGSISFDIVSNLEDDDFMKDHLIELDNFYLYEYATIFDSLRIFSDNETNSIPVIDAKDKLLGIISEEDVVEELASYPFIAEFGVFMTIATPIQKYSISEVANIVESNNGRILGLLVTNTEEDRTYITLKIAAENISSIGDTFERFGYQISNKYFEDSKNELLKDRFDQLQKFMEV
- a CDS encoding MmcQ/YjbR family DNA-binding protein, with the protein product MNIEEFRDFCLQLPGTSECFPFDEHTLVFKVMDKVYALTKLNTEDFRVNLKCEPSYALELRDLYSDIQPGYHMNKKHWNTVSFAGGIPDKVLKTLIEHSYKEVEKKLTKKQRSDLQNFG
- a CDS encoding AraC family transcriptional regulator; translation: MHSKFSTKEEYLKRINIVIDYINNHLDEDIDLKKLASISHFSPFHFQRIMKAFLGEPLGSFIIRTRVETAAQLIRYTNLPLKDIAYRIGYNTPSSLSKIFKQYYGISPIDYRKNKKFTIIKPVRIMENLHLEPQVVSIKPQQIIYIQLFGDYNSLDYCGTWKKLWEYVKENVLFSSDIEHICINYDDPKVTEPDKLRTDCCLTISAHVLPKGEIGVKEMKGGKYLKVRYQGSYKKLGNVYDTIFKYIPDNHLSLRNSYSFEKYLNDPEKVKEEELLTELYIPIE
- a CDS encoding D-alanyl-D-alanine carboxypeptidase; the protein is MLRYVIIVIIVFVNYPVFCQTQFLDSHFTSDFYKNQWVGFNLYDPVENEELYNYQGDKYFIPASNTKIMTLYTGLKILPDSIPSLKYQILHDTLYIAGTGDPTTLEPFFKQRKVIDFLSNQKLPIAVYLDNFNDSKWAPGWSWEDYSEYFSAERSPFPLYGNIVTISSTLNVSPIYFQSLVKKEKHQYFRDFTNNLFYVSTPKTYEIPYITSQDLTLKLIESEINKKVYKTNTFPTGNSNILYSIPSDSLYRRMMLVSDNFLAEQILLMSSLYVNERMNSEVVINHILKKHLSKIPQEPRWVDGSGLSRYNNFSPKDFVYVLNEMYHDIAIERLLSFFPVGGVNGTLKNSYKAKSPYIFAKTGSMGQVFNLSGFIKTKTGRILIFSYMNNNFKHSNSSLKLQMKKIFEYIRDNY
- a CDS encoding TonB-dependent receptor is translated as MAKLISALLLLLTTIVQSQTTCTLSLSGSVTDIHTGEGLENAEISLKNTKNQSLYNTYTDAQGTYRLENLCEGTYQAELKHSECKTKVFQVSINRATIRNFSLEHHEKELQNIITVGKAKKQTTTSIENKLTKSQINQYSDTNLGTALTSIAGVNALSTGNNIVKPVIHGLHSSRVPVLNNGIRQEDQQWGVEHAPDIDINIANSISVIKGAGALQYAGDATGGVILIEPKKLTTKDTLMGNLLTSYISNGRGGNISANIEKGWKNGFALRLQGTYKRLGDLSAPDYILSNTGIKENDFSAQLGYHKHNWGVEGFFSFYGTESGILKSAHIGNLENLVNAINSRQPTIINDFTMRIDAPKQKIQHNLAKFDTYYNFDFGKLTFVYGYQFNNRKEYDIRRTEYKNKPSLNLDLTTHDFNLNFDHAEFNGFKGKIGVSYVYQKNFPNAGTGVSPLIPYYEKNNFGIYLMESYKVNQALTLEGGFRYDYQKIDALKFYKKTRWRALGYDKKYSNLIIKDTGLNYLTNPVLEFNGYAATLGAVYKLGAVSDLTVNYSLSSRNPNPSELFSDGLHHSAAAIELGDLELKNEKSNKFIASLNTHLLDYRLNIDFTIHYNYIKDFINQVPTGAEYTIRGAFPVWQYLQTNAEIYGIDVTANYNFIRNFTLGSNFSYLRGNDKKNNIALISMPPVKWVNSLEYKNNKWNNFFAKITSTSVFKQSHYPDYNFSIDIAKNGILVPTLLDISSPPAAYQLFDLATGFTWEVTSHNNLDISLTLRNIFDTSYRDYMNRLRYYADETGRNFILKLQYNF
- the galU gene encoding UTP--glucose-1-phosphate uridylyltransferase GalU: MKKVKKAIIPAAGLGTRFLPATKALAKEMLPIVDKPTIQFIVEEAINSGIEDILIVTGKGKRPIEDHFDSNPELENNLREKNKTELLELVEETTGLNLHFIRQSHPKGLGHAVLMAKAFVGNEPFVVMLGDDLMQDEVPLTKQLIDDYEKIHAPTIAVMEVPKEETSKYGIIAPEHSVEEGLYNVQKFVEKPKPEDAPSNLAIIGRYLLTPQIFEILESQKPGAGGEIQLTDAIDTLNKTQRVFARVFKGTRYDVGDKFGFLKTSIQYGLKHPEVKDNLHDYILELAKELEKSEEKKSKKQLVKESK
- a CDS encoding ABC transporter permease, which produces MYTSLIAISIATCAMFVILSVFSGLESFNIRLFSDVNPDLKILPASGKLLNNIQKIEAVLKSEKDIQTFTKVIQEKVYVLYNDKDEIAYLKGVDSNFLNVVKIDTCFQAGKFPDPLREDEAAFGTALAYRLGMPIDNEAYSSLYMPKPGRGVLTIDNAFEKTQVHMTGIFALNDQYENYIFVPIQVSQKLLNLPPESAFSIEIKTKTRDVKSIQSRLKSELGNQYQVLTRQEQDASFLKMMKVEQLFIYLIFILVIIIASFNMAGAIIIIILDKKHQSKSLISLGYSRKGLKKLFFTIGIIITVSGVLLGIILGTVLTWLQADYSLVMANSFMPFPVKFDSYNYLIVISTVLFIGLLVSFLSSRKLTFK